The DNA region CTTCCGGTATGGCAGCGATTAATGCCGTGATTCAACTTCTGCTTCCTGATTCACATCTGATTGTCTGTAATGATTTGTATGGCGGAACCTATCGGCTGCTAGAGAAAGTTTATAAACCTTGGGGTATATCGGTAACCTATGCCGACGGAAATGATATTGATTCGTTTGCTCGTTCGATTCAAAAGAATACGAAAATGATTTGGCTCGAAACTCCGACCAATCCATTATTGAAAATAATTGATATAACGGCAGTAGCTAAAATTGCTAAGGAACATAATCTGCTTATCGTCGTTGATAATACGTTCGCGAGTCCATATTTCCAGCGACCGCTAGAACTCGGTGCAGATATCGTTGTCCATAGTACTACCAAGTATTTAGGCGGACATAGCGATATTATTGGCGGAGCAGTGGTAACGTCTAATGAAGAAGTATATCACGCGCTCAAGTTTTATCAGAATGCTGCCGGAGCGGTTCCGGGACCATTTGATTGCTGGTTAGTTCTCCGTGGCATCAAAACTTTAGCGGTTCGTATGCGTGAACATGAACAGAACGCTCTATATCTTGCAAAGGTTCTAGCGCAGCATCCGAAAGTAGAACAAGTCTATTATCCTGGATTACCGAATTCTCCGGACTATGCAATTGCAAAGAAACAAATGACCGGATTCGGCGGAATGATTAGTTTCGAAATTAAAGGTGGATATAACGCCGTAGAACAATTCGTTTCGAAGCTTAAAATTTTTATTCTCGCAGAAAGTCTCGGTGGAGTAGAATCGCTGGTTTGCTATCCGCCGAAAATGACCCACGGGTCTCTATCCCGACAAGAACGGCTGAAACGAGGGATCAAAGATAATTTGATTCGGCTGTCGGTAGGTATAGAAAACAAGTTAGATTTAGAAGAAGATTTAATGCACGCGTTGGGTTAATAGCGGAAAAATCCCTTTTCAAAAGAATACATGCAATCGGACTGTTTGTCAGTTAGTTGTGGTTATTTATTATTGCCCACTGACTCCTAAATTGTAGGTAGGAAATCCTATGCAATTAGCAGTGATTGCGATTGGCGGGAATTCGTTGATTCGTGACCCCTCTCATCTCGAAGTGTCCGACCAGTATGCAGCGGTCTGTGAGACTGCTAGACATATTGCGGAATTAGCTGAACGGGGCTATAATCCTATTATCACCCACGGCAATGGTCCGCAAGTCGGCTGGATATTGCGTCGGTCGGAAATTGCGTATGAAGTAGCTGGTTTACATCGGGTTCCGTTAGTAAGTTGTAATGCTGATACGCAAGGTGCGCTCGGATACCAGATACAGCAGGCGATGGATAATGAATTTCATAGACGAGGATTGCACAAGCTATCCGCTACGATTGTTACGCAAATAATTGTCGCTCAAGATGACCCAGCGTTCACTAACCCGACTAAACCGATTGGCGAGTTTTATACCGAAGAGCAAGCGAATAAAATCCGGGTCGAACATCCGGATTGGACTTTAATGAACGATGCTGGCCGAGGATACCGCAGAGTTGTTCCTTCTCCGGAACCATTGGAAATAGTTGAACTGGAACTTATTGAACGGCTCGCGCGTGATGGATATTGTGTTGTCTGTGTTGGCGGGGGTGGGATTCCTGTCGTTCGCGAGAGCGACGGGAACCTCAAAGGACTCGATGCGGTTATTGATAAAGACTACGCTTCGAGCTTATTAGCATCAAAACTCCATGCGGATTTATTTATTATTTCGACCTCAGTTCCGTTAGTCTATTTGAATTATGGTAAATCGAACCAACAAGCGTTAAATCGGGTTACCGTTGCTGAAATGAAACAATATATCAAAGAGAACCAGTTTGCGCCTGGTAGTATGCTTCCGAAAGTTCAGGCAGTAATTCGTTTCTTAGAACAGGGTGGTCGAGAAGCAATTATCACCAATCCTGAATCGTTAGCCGATGCCGTAGACGGAAAAGCCGGAACCCATATCGTTCCATAACGATTATGCCAGATGAGCAAACGTAAATGTTAATCAATCTTAAATGTCCGCTCCGTCTACGTTGTTAATATCAATGTTCATTTCACGGGGAAATTTAAAATGCAGAAGAAAACAATAAATTTACTATTGTGGGTTATCCCTGTTTGCATGATAGGTATGATTGTTGTAGGACTTGTTGGCATTTTTTATTATCTGACGCATCCGAAACCGATTATGAATTTTCATAAACCTACACCTTATACAATGTCTGAAGATGAAATAGCTGAATTTAAAAAAGTAGAAACTTTGATGGCATCCGATTCCACAAGGTATTGTGAAGCGGATTTTAATGGTGATGGAATTCTCGACCGCGCTTATGCAAACGGTTTGGATACAGAAATTATATTCAGTATCGGAACCGATAAAGAAAAAAAAGCTCGTCGTATGCAACTTGGAACCTCTGGATTTACCTGCATTGCCTGCGCAGATATGAATCAGGATGGTAAAATCGACCTAATTCTTGGTGACCCCGGAGATAATAGAATTGATATTTTATATAACGATGGAAAGGGAAATTTTGCATTTAGTTTTACATTGAGAAAACGCAGCGATAGAATAGGGTTAGGACATCAAGGGACGATATTTATTGTTAAAGATATTAACCAAGATAATTTACCTGATATTATATACAAGTCGTACTCTGATGATTATTATGCTTGCATAAACCGTGGTGCTACGGAAAAGCTTTCTATTTTAACTCCAAAACTGAAATAAAACCTGATAAATCAAAATATCCCCACCTCAGCTCAAAAGCTGGCTCGAAAAAGCAATGCTTGGCAAATCAATCCTATACATGATGAAATTTACTTGGAGTCTAACGGAGTCAAAATGAGTGCGTCCGAGGAGGAGAGTGGGTATTGCTTTGAGCAATTCCCACTCTCCTCCGCTTGTTATCCGAATTCTATATTTAAATACATAGTTGATAAATATAGAGCTATACATAAAATCGGTCGGTTTACAAGAAAATACGATTTTTTTGAATCCGATTATTTCCTTTTGCGTCTTTATATAGCCAACTGCGAATATTTTTGCACACTTTTACATAAAAAATGTAACCAAAATGTGCCATTTTTTCATATTAGGTTGATAGGGTAACTGAGACTCTCTGCTCCTTACAACCATAACCCTAACAAAAACAACACTGGATGAAATAATACCGATTTAGTCCTGTTTTGGCATAAGTTATGCATTTTTTTTAATAAGGTTTTTATATAGAAAGTAGGTGGATTTTATGGCAAAAACTAAACCAACAACTTCTACTTCTTCTACTACCCCAGCTCGGAAAAAAGGACGAGCGTTTAAACGGAATAAGGTTATTCGGAAAGAGGAATTTATTCCGTATTCTGATTTAGCTGACGAAACGGAAAATGAAGAAGCGATTAACTGGTATCAGGATGAAGATGCGTATCGCCGAATTTCGTCTATCCGCCCGCAACGTGATTGGGATGAAGAAGATGGATTGAATATCTGGTGGAACTGGGGAAATTAACCGGTTCATTTTCTATTTCTTTACTGTCCGCAACCGGAGTTCTGGTCTTGAATCAGAACCTCCGGTTTTTTTATTCCTTTTATTTCAAGCAGGTAGAGCACAGCTTTCTCCCGATAAAATAAAGGATAGAGCAAGCCTGTTTTAACCTTTGCACTTTGTAAGTTAACCCTCCTCTTGTCTGCGTGATATAATATTTTGTAACGATATCTAATTAGGATTTATCATAGGAGCAATGGATATGAAATATATCACTGAAAAAAAGCGAAAGATACCGGTAGTTGAAGAAGTAGATGTTCTCATAGTCGGCGGAGGAACCGCTGGTGCAGTTGCAGGCATCGCTGCTGGTAGGATGAAAGTTAACACTTTGATTATCGAACAGTTTGGGTTCCTCGGCGGAACCCAAACTGGTGCGTTAGTCACCCCGATGATGCATAATCAAGTTAACGGAGTTCAACTCAATCCTGGGATTGGGATGGAAATAATGGATCGGCTTAAACTAACCGGAGATACTGGCGGGGATAATAACGGCCGGTTTAATGCGGAAATGCTGAAATACGTCCTAGATGATTTCGTGACTGAAGCTAACGTTCAAGTTCGATTTCATACTTTTGCGTCAGATGCGATTGTTGAAAACGGCAAAATTAAAGGAGTAGTTGTTGAGAGCAAATCCGGTCGACAAGCGATTGTAGCGAAACAGGTGGTTGACTGTACTGGCGATGCGGATATTGCGGTTCGTGCCGGCGTTCCCTATTCTGCTGGGCGTGAAGAAGATGGGATGAATCAAGCGATGTCGCTTCGTTTTCATCTTGGGAATATTAATCTCGTTAAATTCTGTGAGTTTCTCAACAAAATTGCACCGGATAGAGCGTTCGAACAACAGCCGACCCATCTGCATACCGCATCTGTCTGGGGAA from bacterium includes:
- a CDS encoding VCBS repeat-containing protein, with the translated sequence MQKKTINLLLWVIPVCMIGMIVVGLVGIFYYLTHPKPIMNFHKPTPYTMSEDEIAEFKKVETLMASDSTRYCEADFNGDGILDRAYANGLDTEIIFSIGTDKEKKARRMQLGTSGFTCIACADMNQDGKIDLILGDPGDNRIDILYNDGKGNFAFSFTLRKRSDRIGLGHQGTIFIVKDINQDNLPDIIYKSYSDDYYACINRGATEKLSILTPKLK
- the arcC gene encoding carbamate kinase, whose amino-acid sequence is MQLAVIAIGGNSLIRDPSHLEVSDQYAAVCETARHIAELAERGYNPIITHGNGPQVGWILRRSEIAYEVAGLHRVPLVSCNADTQGALGYQIQQAMDNEFHRRGLHKLSATIVTQIIVAQDDPAFTNPTKPIGEFYTEEQANKIRVEHPDWTLMNDAGRGYRRVVPSPEPLEIVELELIERLARDGYCVVCVGGGGIPVVRESDGNLKGLDAVIDKDYASSLLASKLHADLFIISTSVPLVYLNYGKSNQQALNRVTVAEMKQYIKENQFAPGSMLPKVQAVIRFLEQGGREAIITNPESLADAVDGKAGTHIVP
- a CDS encoding cystathionine gamma-synthase, giving the protein MLTEEAIMHFETIAIHRGQEPDAKTGAVVVPIYQTSNFQLDAIGKDRGYEYSRTGNPTRTALETSIAALENGTYGLAFASGMAAINAVIQLLLPDSHLIVCNDLYGGTYRLLEKVYKPWGISVTYADGNDIDSFARSIQKNTKMIWLETPTNPLLKIIDITAVAKIAKEHNLLIVVDNTFASPYFQRPLELGADIVVHSTTKYLGGHSDIIGGAVVTSNEEVYHALKFYQNAAGAVPGPFDCWLVLRGIKTLAVRMREHEQNALYLAKVLAQHPKVEQVYYPGLPNSPDYAIAKKQMTGFGGMISFEIKGGYNAVEQFVSKLKIFILAESLGGVESLVCYPPKMTHGSLSRQERLKRGIKDNLIRLSVGIENKLDLEEDLMHALG